Proteins encoded within one genomic window of Desertibacillus haloalkaliphilus:
- a CDS encoding 3-hydroxyacyl-CoA dehydrogenase codes for MKVNESIAVVTGGASGLGEATVTNIVESGGKAAIFDLSEELGAAVVERLGSENVLFVKTDVTSEEEVTAALNETIEKFGSFNTVVNCAGIGPAEKVVGREGVHDLSNFNKIIQVNLVGTFNVIRLAAQRMISNTPNHEDERGVIINTASVAAFDGQIGQSAYSASKGGVVGMTLPIAREFARHGIRVMTIAPGLIETPLFNSLPDKARDALGKMVPFPPRLGFPSEYAMLAKSIIENPLLNGETIRLDGAIRMQPK; via the coding sequence ATGAAAGTAAACGAAAGTATTGCTGTAGTGACAGGAGGAGCTTCTGGATTAGGTGAAGCAACGGTAACGAATATTGTAGAAAGTGGTGGGAAAGCTGCAATCTTTGATTTATCTGAAGAATTGGGGGCAGCCGTTGTAGAACGGTTAGGTTCTGAGAATGTTCTTTTTGTAAAGACTGATGTGACAAGTGAAGAAGAGGTTACTGCTGCATTGAACGAAACGATTGAAAAATTTGGTTCATTTAACACGGTGGTAAATTGTGCTGGGATTGGACCAGCGGAAAAAGTGGTAGGACGAGAAGGCGTCCATGATTTAAGTAATTTTAATAAAATCATTCAAGTCAATTTGGTAGGCACGTTTAATGTGATTCGTCTAGCAGCCCAACGGATGATTTCTAATACTCCTAATCATGAAGACGAAAGAGGGGTTATTATTAATACGGCATCGGTGGCGGCGTTTGATGGACAAATCGGACAATCTGCATATAGTGCATCAAAAGGTGGGGTCGTCGGTATGACATTACCAATTGCACGAGAGTTTGCACGGCACGGTATCCGTGTAATGACGATTGCACCAGGTTTAATTGAGACTCCGTTATTTAACTCATTACCGGATAAAGCTCGTGACGCATTAGGAAAAATGGTACCATTCCCACCTCGCTTAGGTTTTCCATCGGAGTATGCAATGCTAGCAAAGAGTATTATCGAAAACCCATTGTTAAATGGCGAAACGATTCGACTTGATGGAGCCATTCGTATGCAGCCGAAGTAA
- a CDS encoding C-terminal binding protein, whose protein sequence is MSKFKVVVTDYEYDSFVPEEEVLNKLGIELTLEQCKTEEDVIAACKDADALINQYAPISRNVIEKLENCKVISRYGVGFNTIDIDAATEKGIVVGNVTDYCLDEVSDHAMALLLSSVRKVTLLNNTVKGGDWDFKVAVPINRLRGRTLGLLGFGNIPKTLARKAQAFGVNVIAYDPFVPESVAKEFSTELVSLDELCERSDYISVHLPLNEHTEKIISHEQFDTMKKEAFIINTARGPVIDEEAMIKALQEGKIAGAGLDVLEVEPIDPNNPLLKMDNVIINPHAAFYSVEAQDELKRKTAENVADVLSGYFPTYLVNKDVKEKLNLKDKQ, encoded by the coding sequence ATGAGTAAATTTAAAGTTGTTGTTACAGATTATGAGTACGATTCGTTCGTACCTGAAGAAGAAGTATTGAATAAGCTAGGTATTGAATTGACGTTAGAGCAATGTAAAACAGAAGAAGATGTTATTGCTGCTTGTAAAGATGCAGATGCATTGATCAATCAATATGCTCCAATTTCACGAAACGTAATTGAGAAGCTTGAAAACTGTAAAGTCATTTCTCGTTATGGTGTTGGTTTTAACACGATCGATATTGATGCTGCTACGGAAAAAGGAATCGTTGTAGGTAATGTTACCGATTATTGCTTAGATGAAGTGTCTGATCATGCTATGGCACTCCTTCTATCAAGTGTACGTAAAGTAACATTGTTAAATAACACAGTTAAAGGCGGAGATTGGGATTTCAAAGTGGCAGTGCCTATCAACCGGTTAAGAGGGCGTACACTAGGTCTTTTAGGATTTGGCAACATTCCAAAAACATTGGCGAGAAAGGCACAAGCATTTGGGGTTAACGTCATTGCCTACGATCCGTTCGTACCTGAATCTGTTGCGAAAGAATTCAGCACCGAGCTTGTAAGTTTGGACGAGCTTTGTGAACGATCAGACTATATTTCTGTTCATCTTCCATTAAATGAGCACACAGAAAAAATTATTAGTCATGAACAGTTTGATACAATGAAAAAAGAAGCATTTATTATCAATACGGCACGAGGACCAGTTATTGACGAAGAGGCAATGATCAAGGCTCTACAAGAAGGAAAAATCGCAGGAGCAGGATTAGATGTATTAGAGGTCGAGCCAATTGACCCAAATAACCCACTACTAAAAATGGATAATGTCATTATTAATCCGCATGCGGCCTTCTATTCAGTTGAAGCTCAAGATGAGTTAAAGCGAAAAACAGCAGAAAATGTCGCTGATGTGTTATCTGGATATTTCCCTACGTACCTAGTTAACAAGGACGTAAAAGAGAAGTTGAATTTAAAAGACAAACAATAA
- a CDS encoding YdcF family protein — protein MTTRGKRLLRFVVMVFLCFSIWFVIHTAAVIIDGLNDELEKTEVGVVLGNKVERDGHPSERLQARLDKAIELYEDGYLDFIIVSGGLGVEGYDEAEVMEEYLVGHGVSGDSIFTDSNGYNTTMTAENARRIMGNLDVRSVTVITQYFHISRTKLAFEKQGFKEVRGAHAEIFEVRDFYSIVREFPAFYKYLLM, from the coding sequence ATGACGACTAGAGGAAAACGATTGCTAAGGTTTGTTGTAATGGTATTCCTTTGTTTTAGTATTTGGTTTGTCATTCATACAGCCGCGGTCATTATTGATGGTCTAAATGATGAATTAGAAAAAACAGAGGTTGGAGTTGTGTTAGGAAATAAAGTAGAACGAGATGGTCACCCTTCAGAGCGACTGCAAGCAAGATTGGATAAGGCCATTGAGCTTTATGAAGACGGTTATTTGGATTTTATCATCGTTAGTGGAGGTCTCGGTGTTGAGGGTTATGATGAAGCAGAGGTTATGGAAGAGTACTTAGTAGGACATGGTGTTTCGGGTGATTCGATTTTTACAGATAGCAATGGGTATAACACAACGATGACAGCAGAAAATGCTCGGAGGATCATGGGGAATTTAGATGTACGGTCAGTTACGGTTATCACACAATACTTTCATATATCTAGGACTAAGCTAGCATTTGAAAAGCAAGGATTTAAAGAAGTAAGAGGAGCACATGCTGAAATATTTGAAGTTAGGGATTTCTATTCGATAGTTAGAGAATTTCCAGCCTTTTATAAGTATTTACTTATGTAA
- a CDS encoding enoyl-CoA hydratase → MEKLVHVEIERGIATVTIDNPPMNVLSVQVTKELGEAFTGIAEDPNVIAVILTGAGNRAFMAGADIKEFPQWVDMSDDEFKTLNMESHRVLNLIDEIPKPTIAMLNGMALGGGCELALTCDIRIAEEHVQIGLPEVKLGLFPGGGGTQRLPRLIGEAKAKELMFSGDPISAEEARQIGLVNQVAPTGEGMGAARSLAEKMAGYSLQALSRIKQAVNEGMEKSFEQAIDHESDLFVDVFNTEDVREGVSAFIEKRTPNFKHQ, encoded by the coding sequence ATGGAAAAATTAGTCCATGTAGAAATTGAACGCGGAATAGCGACGGTAACAATCGATAATCCACCGATGAATGTGCTAAGTGTTCAAGTTACAAAAGAATTAGGGGAAGCATTTACAGGGATTGCTGAAGATCCCAACGTGATCGCAGTTATTTTAACGGGAGCAGGAAACCGAGCATTTATGGCAGGTGCTGATATTAAAGAATTCCCACAATGGGTCGACATGAGTGATGACGAGTTTAAGACATTAAATATGGAATCACATCGCGTGTTAAATCTAATCGATGAGATACCGAAGCCTACGATTGCAATGTTAAATGGGATGGCATTAGGTGGTGGTTGTGAGCTTGCTTTAACCTGTGATATCCGTATCGCAGAAGAACATGTACAAATAGGGTTACCAGAAGTTAAGCTCGGTTTATTCCCTGGTGGCGGAGGAACCCAACGGTTACCAAGACTCATTGGCGAAGCAAAAGCAAAAGAGTTAATGTTTAGCGGTGATCCCATTTCAGCAGAAGAAGCACGCCAAATTGGTTTAGTCAACCAAGTAGCTCCAACTGGTGAAGGGATGGGAGCAGCTCGTTCATTAGCCGAGAAGATGGCAGGCTATTCTTTGCAAGCATTAAGTAGGATTAAGCAAGCAGTAAATGAAGGTATGGAAAAATCGTTTGAGCAAGCGATTGATCATGAGTCGGATTTATTTGTGGACGTTTTTAATACTGAAGATGTCAGGGAAGGAGTCAGCGCTTTTATTGAGAAACGAACTCCTAACTTCAAACATCAATAA
- the rpiA gene encoding ribose-5-phosphate isomerase RpiA, producing the protein MLSDVDLKKKAVGEKAVEYIKDGMTIGLGSGSTVYWMMKKLGERIEQGLNVRGVPSSLRTEGWAKEFGIPLVYFSEVSELDVAIDGADEVDPDFNLSKGGGGSLLREKLVNDAAKELIIVVDNSKLVEKLGAFPLPVEVVQFGWENTVRKIANLGCEPVLRKKGGNTFVSNNGNYILDCDFKTISDPTALHYELKQLLGVVETGLFIGMTDKVIVAENEGTHVLEKK; encoded by the coding sequence GTGTTAAGTGATGTGGATCTAAAGAAAAAAGCGGTTGGAGAAAAGGCTGTTGAGTATATTAAAGATGGTATGACGATTGGTCTGGGCTCGGGTTCTACCGTTTACTGGATGATGAAGAAATTAGGTGAACGTATTGAGCAAGGTTTGAATGTAAGAGGTGTTCCTTCTTCTCTTCGAACAGAAGGCTGGGCAAAAGAGTTCGGTATTCCACTCGTTTACTTTTCTGAAGTGAGTGAGTTGGATGTCGCGATCGATGGTGCCGATGAAGTTGACCCTGATTTTAACCTCTCAAAAGGTGGAGGTGGCTCGCTCCTAAGAGAAAAGTTAGTGAACGATGCAGCAAAAGAATTGATCATCGTTGTTGATAATAGCAAGTTAGTGGAAAAACTTGGAGCTTTCCCTTTACCTGTTGAGGTTGTTCAGTTCGGGTGGGAAAATACAGTACGAAAAATAGCTAATCTCGGTTGTGAGCCTGTATTAAGGAAGAAGGGTGGCAACACCTTCGTTTCAAATAATGGAAATTATATTCTAGATTGTGACTTTAAAACAATTTCAGATCCAACCGCTCTTCATTACGAGCTCAAACAATTACTCGGTGTCGTTGAAACTGGGTTGTTCATCGGTATGACAGACAAAGTCATAGTTGCTGAAAATGAGGGTACTCATGTTTTAGAAAAAAAGTAA
- a CDS encoding thioredoxin family protein has protein sequence MERLTELTSLEMVETFIQDHSLSFLYVSRTNCGVCHALLPQVKEVLMQYPRIQFGFINADHLEEIAGYLSVFTVPALIFYIEGKEYFREARFVQIESLNEKIQKMYRLTNS, from the coding sequence GTGGAGAGGTTGACTGAATTAACATCACTAGAAATGGTTGAAACGTTTATACAGGATCACTCGCTTAGTTTCTTATACGTATCAAGGACAAATTGTGGGGTTTGCCATGCATTGTTACCACAAGTAAAGGAAGTGCTTATGCAATATCCGCGAATACAATTTGGGTTTATTAATGCAGATCATCTTGAAGAGATAGCGGGCTATTTATCAGTATTCACTGTACCTGCTTTGATCTTCTATATAGAAGGTAAAGAATATTTTAGAGAGGCGCGTTTTGTCCAAATAGAATCTTTAAATGAAAAAATACAAAAAATGTATCGCCTGACTAATTCCTAG
- a CDS encoding LacI family DNA-binding transcriptional regulator produces the protein MATITIKEIANLAGVSTATVSRVLNESGGYSEETKQRVLEILRQNNYQTNVVAKSLRTKQSKTVGVIVPDITNEYYARIALAIENFFVPNGYSIFIYNTSEDSAKERLLIRDVVARGVDGLISISGTMNVLNEAKKHGLPIVCINRRETLSEEVRVIESDNFRGGFMATEELLRQGCRNIVLIRNRRDNFPMNERHRGYCEALKTYGFEIDKNLVRPIIFDVHYATECIEQLIRADVTFDGIFACADLMAIGALKALRDHQKRVPQDVKVVGFDNINFSEHSYPPLTTIEQDKETLGTKASQTLLSLMEDKELSGETTTVLPVTLIKRETTL, from the coding sequence ATGGCTACAATAACGATAAAAGAAATAGCGAATTTGGCAGGGGTTTCTACAGCTACGGTTTCTAGAGTCCTAAATGAAAGTGGGGGCTACTCTGAAGAAACAAAACAGCGTGTTTTAGAGATTCTCCGGCAAAATAATTATCAGACAAATGTTGTAGCAAAAAGTTTAAGAACTAAACAATCTAAAACCGTCGGAGTCATTGTCCCTGATATTACAAATGAATATTATGCACGTATTGCACTAGCGATAGAGAATTTTTTTGTGCCTAATGGATATTCTATTTTTATTTACAACACAAGTGAGGATTCCGCTAAGGAGAGGCTATTAATTCGTGATGTTGTTGCTAGAGGTGTTGATGGATTGATTTCCATTTCTGGAACGATGAATGTCCTAAATGAAGCAAAGAAGCATGGATTGCCGATCGTCTGTATTAATCGTCGTGAAACCTTAAGTGAGGAAGTTCGTGTGATAGAATCAGACAACTTCCGAGGTGGGTTTATGGCAACTGAAGAATTGCTCAGACAAGGGTGCAGAAACATCGTGCTAATCAGGAACAGGCGTGATAATTTTCCGATGAATGAACGGCATAGGGGCTATTGTGAAGCATTAAAAACCTACGGCTTTGAGATTGATAAAAACTTGGTGCGCCCTATCATCTTTGATGTTCATTATGCAACTGAATGTATTGAGCAACTGATTCGTGCTGATGTTACATTTGATGGGATCTTTGCATGTGCAGATTTGATGGCGATCGGTGCATTAAAAGCTTTACGTGACCATCAAAAACGTGTTCCGCAAGATGTTAAAGTTGTAGGGTTTGACAACATTAACTTTAGTGAGCACAGTTATCCACCATTAACAACGATTGAACAAGATAAGGAAACGCTAGGAACAAAGGCTTCTCAAACCTTATTAAGCTTAATGGAAGACAAAGAACTGTCAGGAGAGACAACAACGGTGTTGCCGGTTACATTAATAAAGCGAGAAACAACGTTATAA
- a CDS encoding stalk domain-containing protein, with protein sequence MRTKRMTIVFAMVFLLVPTIALGAGAQISALLAPHIQIISSGKNIDVSDNPAIMYNNSTYVPLRAISEAIGYNVRWDGERSRVELTEPDENNVIEKDGIRINDYIAKPNVMKTFDIISGQKNGEIVYTITEELDFKATVTFEVLNYDNKVMTYETIILQETEPGTYKQSFYSDYFRLPYDPEINNLGIYEEQMASDYTCQLRLN encoded by the coding sequence TTGCGTACAAAACGAATGACCATAGTATTTGCCATGGTATTTTTACTTGTTCCAACAATTGCTCTTGGAGCTGGGGCGCAAATTAGTGCACTGTTAGCTCCTCACATACAAATTATTAGCTCGGGTAAAAACATCGATGTATCTGACAATCCAGCCATTATGTACAATAATAGCACTTATGTACCTCTTCGTGCTATAAGTGAAGCGATTGGGTACAATGTACGGTGGGATGGCGAACGTAGCCGTGTTGAGCTAACTGAACCTGATGAAAACAATGTAATTGAAAAAGATGGTATCCGAATAAATGATTACATCGCCAAACCAAATGTGATGAAAACATTCGATATTATTAGTGGACAAAAAAATGGTGAAATTGTTTATACAATAACTGAGGAATTAGACTTTAAGGCAACGGTTACTTTCGAAGTATTAAACTATGACAATAAAGTAATGACATATGAAACGATCATCTTACAAGAAACTGAACCTGGAACATATAAACAAAGTTTTTATTCTGATTATTTTCGACTGCCGTATGATCCAGAAATAAATAATTTAGGCATATACGAAGAACAAATGGCAAGTGACTATACGTGCCAACTGAGATTGAATTAA
- a CDS encoding enoyl-CoA hydratase/isomerase family protein: MSEAVLLHVNEGVAKITLNRPEKLNVLSNEIIAGLRDALQEVKSNSAIRAVIITGNGKGFCAGGDITSFPKGYDNASVGRDYMKFGLPLITDLAQLEKPVIAAVNGYAVGAGFSLALACDFVIATEQSSFAMVFNKIGLIPDLGGLYHLPRMVGMARAKELVFSGRTISAKEAKKYGIVLDIVQNQELITKAEELATSLGTKATQAIGLAKFMLNRSFESSLEQMLREEALVQSVAFSTEDHDEGVRAFFEKRDPNFLGK, encoded by the coding sequence ATGTCAGAAGCAGTGCTGCTACATGTAAACGAAGGCGTAGCCAAGATTACATTGAATCGACCGGAAAAGTTAAATGTACTATCAAATGAAATCATTGCTGGATTGCGAGATGCACTTCAAGAGGTGAAAAGTAACTCAGCTATTCGTGCAGTGATTATAACAGGAAATGGTAAAGGATTCTGTGCAGGAGGTGATATTACTAGCTTTCCTAAAGGCTATGACAATGCATCGGTTGGAAGAGATTATATGAAGTTTGGGTTGCCACTCATTACAGACCTCGCACAGTTGGAAAAGCCAGTCATTGCAGCTGTTAATGGCTATGCGGTTGGTGCCGGTTTTAGTCTGGCGCTCGCATGTGATTTCGTGATTGCAACTGAACAATCATCTTTTGCGATGGTCTTTAATAAAATAGGATTAATACCAGATTTAGGTGGACTCTATCATTTACCGAGAATGGTTGGAATGGCACGAGCGAAAGAGTTGGTGTTTTCTGGACGTACGATTAGCGCTAAAGAGGCAAAAAAATATGGTATTGTGTTAGATATCGTTCAAAATCAAGAACTTATCACTAAAGCTGAAGAACTAGCAACATCATTAGGAACAAAAGCTACCCAGGCCATTGGGCTTGCAAAGTTTATGTTAAACCGTAGTTTTGAATCCTCACTTGAACAAATGTTGCGAGAGGAGGCACTTGTGCAATCGGTTGCCTTTTCGACGGAAGATCATGACGAAGGGGTGAGGGCATTTTTTGAAAAGAGGGATCCGAACTTTCTAGGAAAATAG
- a CDS encoding phosphotransferase family protein gives MLKQEREVSKQAENEINWMRFEQYLRSNIQGLEDQQMVVKQFTEGYSNLTFLLKIGDWEAVLRRPPFGEIPAKAHDVHREFRLLEKINPVFSIAPKPYLYADDQSIMDKHFYVMEKKTGVVLDDTIPDDYDRAPNTRIRISESVVDTLVDLHNIDYKNIGLENMGKPDGYLERQVHNWIKRYRQFVVGEIEVYPKLEKWLLSNIPIPSSPTIVHNDFKINNMMFSYDEPGEIIGLFDWELCTIGDPLTDLGAAISYWKDENDPFTAINSVTTLGGFISRKQFIERYARKSGRDLSNFNFYLVLAYFKTAVILQQIYYRWKKGHVQDSRFETLDLAIQNLMNAAYESIDSQLV, from the coding sequence ATGTTAAAACAAGAGAGGGAAGTCTCTAAGCAAGCTGAAAATGAAATTAATTGGATGCGTTTCGAACAATACCTGCGTTCAAACATACAAGGACTTGAAGATCAACAAATGGTAGTTAAGCAATTTACAGAAGGTTATTCTAACTTAACTTTTTTATTGAAAATTGGAGACTGGGAAGCTGTGTTGAGGCGCCCACCGTTTGGTGAAATCCCAGCAAAAGCTCATGATGTCCACAGAGAGTTTCGTTTATTAGAAAAAATCAATCCCGTATTTTCAATTGCTCCAAAACCATACTTATACGCTGATGATCAATCGATTATGGATAAACATTTTTATGTGATGGAGAAAAAGACAGGAGTGGTTTTAGATGATACGATTCCAGATGACTATGATCGAGCTCCTAATACTAGAATTCGTATCTCAGAATCGGTGGTAGACACTTTAGTAGACCTTCATAATATTGATTATAAGAACATCGGCTTAGAGAATATGGGGAAACCAGACGGTTATTTGGAAAGGCAAGTTCATAATTGGATCAAACGTTATCGACAATTTGTGGTTGGTGAAATTGAAGTTTATCCAAAACTAGAGAAATGGTTACTCTCAAATATTCCTATTCCTTCTAGTCCAACGATTGTTCATAACGATTTTAAGATAAATAATATGATGTTTTCATATGATGAGCCAGGTGAAATCATTGGTTTGTTTGATTGGGAGTTATGTACAATTGGCGATCCACTTACTGATCTTGGCGCTGCCATTAGTTATTGGAAAGATGAAAATGATCCTTTTACCGCGATCAATTCAGTAACAACTCTTGGTGGTTTTATTAGTCGTAAACAATTTATTGAACGTTATGCTAGAAAAAGTGGGAGAGATCTCTCAAATTTTAACTTCTACTTGGTACTCGCTTATTTCAAAACAGCTGTTATTTTACAGCAAATTTATTATCGATGGAAGAAAGGGCATGTACAAGATTCAAGATTTGAGACGTTAGACTTGGCGATTCAAAACCTGATGAATGCTGCTTATGAATCAATAGATTCTCAGTTAGTATAG
- a CDS encoding 2-phosphosulfolactate phosphatase yields the protein MGKVHVLMKKEEIDQEKLDGKVVVVFDVLLATSVIVSLLEYGAKKVIPVMDGEEALVEASKHKKEDIVLIGEDKGMVLHGFNKPSPTLLKEQVRGKTVILATTNGTVAICKSAHAQQVYVASLLNGAYAAKKLSETMSDETIILVCSGSSKQFNSEDFYGVGYFLEEFLAHTHVEWSLSDAAKVALGYYSFEKHNHRHILQETSIGKMLMDYGYEKDVHLSSQRGIFEVLPYLNEKREVLPINQRGRESIKR from the coding sequence ATGGGGAAAGTCCATGTCTTAATGAAAAAAGAAGAAATTGATCAAGAAAAACTTGATGGAAAAGTTGTTGTCGTTTTTGATGTATTACTAGCGACCTCAGTGATTGTTTCTTTGCTCGAGTATGGGGCGAAGAAAGTGATCCCTGTTATGGATGGGGAGGAGGCATTAGTAGAAGCTAGTAAACATAAAAAAGAAGATATCGTATTAATTGGTGAAGATAAAGGTATGGTGCTTCATGGGTTTAATAAGCCAAGTCCTACCTTGTTGAAAGAGCAAGTAAGAGGGAAAACAGTGATTCTTGCAACAACAAATGGGACAGTTGCTATTTGTAAATCTGCTCATGCCCAACAAGTTTATGTAGCTTCACTATTAAATGGGGCTTATGCTGCAAAAAAACTGAGTGAAACGATGTCTGATGAAACGATTATTCTCGTTTGTTCAGGATCATCGAAACAATTCAACAGTGAAGACTTCTATGGCGTTGGTTACTTTCTAGAAGAATTCTTAGCACATACTCATGTTGAATGGTCCCTTTCAGACGCAGCAAAAGTTGCGCTTGGATATTATAGCTTTGAAAAACATAACCATAGACATATTCTCCAAGAGACATCTATAGGTAAAATGCTCATGGATTATGGTTATGAAAAAGATGTACACCTGTCCTCTCAAAGAGGGATATTTGAGGTCCTTCCTTATCTAAATGAAAAAAGAGAGGTCCTCCCTATCAACCAACGAGGGAGAGAGTCAATTAAGCGGTAA
- a CDS encoding sugar kinase translates to MTKNDVFTFGETMVLFQPEQMLPLEYVNEFPKRVGGAESNVAIGLARLGHSVRWFSKLGDDPFGRYIHKVIRGEGVDTSTCLFTTQASTGLIFKEQLSPEDMNVYYYRKGSAASIINPNDLDEDSVANAKILHLTGITAALSDSCYETIMKAVNVAKENGVMIVFDPNVRFKLWTEEKAKKILGEIASHADVILPGLDEGQFMTGKNEVEDVAATLDVTGDKTIIIKLGSQGAYVHTSDEKAYVEGFPVEQVVDPVGAGDGFAAGVISGILRQESLQQVVKRANAIGAMVVRMKGDFEGLPTYQSVEQFMTPSSTERDVKR, encoded by the coding sequence ATGACAAAAAATGATGTATTTACATTTGGTGAAACGATGGTCCTTTTTCAACCGGAACAAATGCTTCCATTAGAATATGTAAATGAATTTCCGAAACGAGTTGGAGGGGCTGAATCAAATGTAGCGATTGGGTTAGCGAGACTTGGCCATTCTGTGCGTTGGTTTAGTAAACTGGGTGACGACCCATTCGGAAGGTACATTCATAAGGTCATACGTGGGGAAGGTGTTGACACCTCAACATGTCTGTTCACAACCCAAGCATCTACAGGTTTAATTTTTAAAGAACAGCTGTCACCTGAAGATATGAATGTCTATTATTATCGAAAAGGGTCTGCTGCAAGTATCATTAACCCCAATGACTTAGATGAAGATTCGGTTGCTAATGCAAAAATATTACACCTAACAGGTATTACCGCAGCATTAAGTGATTCATGCTATGAAACGATAATGAAAGCGGTTAATGTCGCAAAAGAAAATGGTGTCATGATTGTATTTGACCCTAATGTGCGATTTAAGCTTTGGACAGAAGAGAAAGCAAAAAAAATATTAGGAGAAATTGCTTCTCATGCTGATGTCATTTTACCAGGATTAGATGAAGGACAATTTATGACAGGGAAAAATGAGGTAGAGGATGTGGCTGCTACCCTAGATGTTACTGGAGACAAAACGATCATTATCAAGCTTGGTAGTCAAGGGGCGTATGTGCATACGAGTGATGAAAAAGCGTATGTTGAAGGATTCCCGGTCGAACAAGTCGTTGACCCAGTTGGAGCTGGAGACGGCTTTGCTGCTGGTGTAATCAGTGGCATCTTACGTCAAGAGTCATTACAACAAGTCGTGAAACGAGCAAATGCGATTGGGGCAATGGTTGTTAGGATGAAAGGTGATTTTGAAGGGTTACCCACTTACCAATCCGTTGAACAATTTATGACCCCATCATCAACTGAACGAGATGTAAAAAGGTAA
- a CDS encoding thiolase family protein translates to MREVVIVDAVRTPVGRRKGVMSTVRPDDMAANVLRELVKRTGISSELIEDVILGCVSQTEEQGLNIARTAALMADFPIRVPGTTIDRQCGSGQQAVHFAAQAILSGDMDVVIAGGVESMSRVPMFSTRKQSDWSEELTSRYEIIHQGLSAERIAEKWEFSRGQLDEFSLKSHEKAIQAQNEGRFDHEIMPYEVTLEDGSKAVITQDEGPRRGTTIEKLSTLQPVFKNDGVIHAGNASQMSDGAGALLLMSREKAQQLGLKPRFKVIARSVVGSDPTLMLTGPIDATKHVLERAGLTLADMDVYEVNEAFASVPMCWLEELQADPQKLNPNGGAIALGHPLGASGARVMMTLMSELERTGGRFGIQAICEGNGMANATIIERIDS, encoded by the coding sequence ATGCGTGAAGTGGTTATTGTTGATGCTGTAAGAACTCCTGTAGGAAGAAGGAAAGGGGTAATGAGTACGGTACGACCAGATGATATGGCAGCAAATGTGTTAAGAGAATTGGTAAAACGTACAGGAATCTCGTCAGAGTTAATAGAGGATGTCATCCTTGGTTGTGTGTCACAAACTGAGGAGCAAGGACTTAATATTGCGCGTACGGCGGCATTGATGGCAGATTTTCCAATTCGTGTACCGGGTACAACGATTGATCGCCAATGTGGGTCTGGTCAACAAGCCGTTCACTTTGCTGCTCAAGCCATTTTGAGTGGTGACATGGATGTTGTGATTGCCGGTGGGGTTGAAAGCATGTCACGTGTTCCTATGTTTTCAACTAGAAAACAATCAGATTGGAGCGAAGAGTTAACAAGTCGCTATGAGATTATCCATCAAGGGTTATCAGCCGAGCGGATCGCAGAAAAATGGGAGTTTTCACGGGGACAATTGGATGAATTCTCGCTTAAGAGTCACGAAAAGGCGATTCAAGCGCAAAATGAAGGGCGCTTTGATCATGAAATTATGCCGTATGAAGTCACCTTAGAGGATGGTAGTAAAGCGGTCATTACTCAAGATGAAGGACCACGAAGAGGGACAACAATTGAAAAGCTAAGCACGCTTCAACCGGTTTTTAAAAATGATGGCGTGATCCATGCAGGGAATGCAAGTCAAATGAGTGATGGTGCTGGGGCTCTTCTTCTGATGTCAAGAGAAAAAGCACAACAATTAGGATTGAAGCCACGATTTAAAGTCATAGCACGTTCGGTTGTTGGTTCAGATCCGACGTTAATGCTTACAGGTCCAATTGATGCTACAAAACATGTATTAGAGAGAGCAGGGCTAACGTTGGCTGATATGGATGTATATGAAGTGAATGAAGCATTTGCATCCGTACCGATGTGCTGGTTAGAAGAGCTACAAGCAGATCCGCAGAAACTTAACCCAAATGGAGGAGCGATTGCACTTGGTCACCCTTTAGGTGCTAGTGGAGCCCGTGTGATGATGACGCTAATGAGCGAGCTCGAGCGAACTGGAGGGCGTTTCGGAATTCAAGCGATTTGTGAAGGCAATGGTATGGCTAATGCAACGATTATTGAACGAATTGATTCCTAA